TCAAGTCGAACCATCACCGACTATGGGCAAACCCTGCGTGGCCGCACGATGCTGGTGTTGGTCGATGGCGTGCCACTGAACACCAACCGTGACTCTTCGCGAAACCTGGCCAATATCGACCCGGCATTGATCGAGCGCATCGAGGTGATTCGTGGCAGCAGCGCTATCTATGGCGCCGGCGCAACGGGCGGGATCATCTCCATCACCACACGGCCTGCTGGCGGCGAAGCCATGGCCGAGACCACATTGACGGGTGTTTCACCCTTGAGCCAACTGGACAGCGACGGCCTGGGAGGGCAGTTGCAGCATCATGTTGCCGGCTCGCAAGGCGCCCTGGATTACGCATTCGATTTCGGCGCACGTCATATCGGCGCCTCTTACGATGCCAGGGGGCATCGTATTGCGCCCGAGCCCAGCCAAGGAGACCTGTTCGACGCCAACACCTACAACGTTGGCGGGAAGTTTGGGTGGCGCATCGATGAGCTGCAACGTATTCAGCTTTCGCTAAGCCACTACAACGCCGAGCAGGACAGCGACTATACCGCCGACCCATCGGTCAGCCGACTGCCGCCGGGTTCCGTACCCGCGCAACCGTTGTCCGGGTTGTCACTCGACGAGCAGAACCAGATCAAGAACACCTTGGTGAATCTTGAATACGGCCACACAGAAGTGTTCGGGGGCACCCTCAACGCCCAGCTCTACTATCGCGACTATTTCACCCGGTTCACGCCATTCGACGCGCGTGGCGTGGCCACACGTGGGCGCAATGTCGATCAAGTCATGCAGAACAGTGAAGTCCTGGGTAGCCGGATTACCCTGCGAACCCCGATAGGCGCCGCAGATACCGAACTGTTATGGGGTGGCGACTTCAACCAGGAGCGCAGCGACATGCCCATCGACATCTTCGATCCGCGGGCATTCGACGCCAGTCGCGGAACCGTTTTCAACAAGATCGGCAAGTTGACCTACATGCCTGACCTGACGTCCCGCAGCGTAGGCGCATTTGCACAATTGCAGCACCGCTTCACAGAGCAGTGGTCCATGGAAGGCGGCGTGCGTTATGAATACGCCACCGCCGAATACGGGGACTTTGTTCCTCTGTCCGAATCGACTGCCACGAACCCAGCCACCGTGGAAGGCGGCAAGGTGCATTACGATGCGGTGCTTTCCAACATCAGCCTGACGTATTCACCCGTCAGCGGGCAGGCGGTATATGCCGCCTTCAGCCAAGGCTTCCAGTTGCCGGACATTGGCGTGCAACTGCGCAACGCGCGCCGTGGCTTCGATGTGGGGGCTTCCAATCTCGAGCCGGTCAAAACCAATAACTACGAACTCGGTTGGCGCGGTGATCTGGGTGAGCAAACCCTGGCATCGCTGGCCATCTTCTATACCACGTCCAAGCTGGGTGATGTGCAAAGCTTCAATAATGGCCTGATTCTGACGCGCACCCAGGAACGTATCTACGGCGTGGAGGGGAGTGCCGACTGGTTGACCCGTGACGAGCGTTGGGGGGCAGGGGGGAGCTTTACCTGGATGAAAGGCCGCGAGCAACCGGACGGCGGCGATTGGCAAGATATGACGGGCTACCGTGTTCCGCCGCTGAAACTGACGGCCTATCTGCAGTACAAACCTGACGAAGACTGGAGCCATCGCGTGCAGGCGACTTACTTCGGCGCAGAGGACTACCGCCTCAATGGCACGGAAAGTTTTGGCAGGCGCAAGGTGGATGGCTACACCACGGTGGATGTCATCAGCCAGTACCAGCTGAGTGGAGGCGATCAGATCAGCGTAGGCGTACAGAACCTGTTCAATCGGTACTATTATCCGCTGTACAGTCAACTCATGCGTAACAGCAGCAATACCAGCCACTTGCCCGCGCCAGGGGCCGTGATTACAGCAAGTTATACTCATCAATGGTGAGCCCGCAGGGCTATCTTTAATACCGCCGAAACATAACTAAACTAAATGAATATTTAGCGTA
The sequence above is drawn from the Pseudomonas putida genome and encodes:
- a CDS encoding TonB-dependent siderophore receptor → MASQGAFAQASMVVEFNVPTSTLESSLNAVARQAGSQVLFSSDLTAGKQAPALHGRYTLEQALGHVLEHSGLVVKARDARTFIVLPSGDAVAGNGPAATSSAIELAGTEITSSRLSSNVVPQARQVNVIEREQLQQLRQGSDGLATLLAKSIPGMADSSRTITDYGQTLRGRTMLVLVDGVPLNTNRDSSRNLANIDPALIERIEVIRGSSAIYGAGATGGIISITTRPAGGEAMAETTLTGVSPLSQLDSDGLGGQLQHHVAGSQGALDYAFDFGARHIGASYDARGHRIAPEPSQGDLFDANTYNVGGKFGWRIDELQRIQLSLSHYNAEQDSDYTADPSVSRLPPGSVPAQPLSGLSLDEQNQIKNTLVNLEYGHTEVFGGTLNAQLYYRDYFTRFTPFDARGVATRGRNVDQVMQNSEVLGSRITLRTPIGAADTELLWGGDFNQERSDMPIDIFDPRAFDASRGTVFNKIGKLTYMPDLTSRSVGAFAQLQHRFTEQWSMEGGVRYEYATAEYGDFVPLSESTATNPATVEGGKVHYDAVLSNISLTYSPVSGQAVYAAFSQGFQLPDIGVQLRNARRGFDVGASNLEPVKTNNYELGWRGDLGEQTLASLAIFYTTSKLGDVQSFNNGLILTRTQERIYGVEGSADWLTRDERWGAGGSFTWMKGREQPDGGDWQDMTGYRVPPLKLTAYLQYKPDEDWSHRVQATYFGAEDYRLNGTESFGRRKVDGYTTVDVISQYQLSGGDQISVGVQNLFNRYYYPLYSQLMRNSSNTSHLPAPGAVITASYTHQW